From the genome of Aricia agestis chromosome 9, ilAriAges1.1, whole genome shotgun sequence, one region includes:
- the LOC121730463 gene encoding uncharacterized protein LOC121730463 encodes MRKLCQLLLFTLIVLFSEEAILSSIPRHLQQCYQNGGPLLGAPKRLDVFLSLIRRLERETSLDVRLFSASLLRSLRLDGIEEAGNSVETDYLLPYRASAFQYNRYKLLMNIFLPSQDLIDIDEILTIEEKCLLHTMLSSTVQRWERGDESTVCPLSIEQRQTVMAQSMNRLNSRCPIEHGVIQTDWGPIAPGTVVAAIAASLEAQRVSIIDVLNTNEFREEVSQALLDNALQEWDDKIETLDENANMLESNSDVNNIWVATLAGDLAEVVVNQGPRVGAKRLSVGSSNRWNDTLLPRHHYMFPQNETVTDWQITDAEILAGIDGLILAHHVPNWVEQRRSLRLSQIIEMYYSNEGPTFDQKVSAWNRQALFSSLINSNDLLEETFKFSNLLSLHQITVYVPREEMRRLSEAAATAFMNYVPSVLRMYHSDYKLTSGVTTADFIVATDGSWKNYQVEQFMSWLGGAVEVDAGRSTLALLHGNTGQWLVPPASNLTAFFTTLNNATIEWPNRLNLPNVVSRIITHSRNQTVSEIEDMSSAGHSTVVLIVSPTDRPSSVELERARQLMASLRTSFFDVYFTYIAQDLTDFQNVNNEYLDYSEIFLQVPSISIADVMNAVETHVVNTKIPSRIFSPQCPVNGSTFEQRQYEDYVLPGREQAYRIHPFYLRQTPVVNVQFRNDGHGRLLVCTWRGADMTHRCQAIAERESYIFNITNPCPSPEFCPPANFLVTATTTSNICAHKDCRLPHQVGYYIQHSGLRCLPLMGSAANVSPVLKVHLILSLIISLVKL; translated from the exons ATGAGAAAACTGTGTCAACTTTTGTTATTTACTCTGATAGTTTTGT TTTCAGAGGAAGCTATATTGTCTAGTATTCCGAGGCATTTGCAGCAATGTTACCAAAACGGAGGACCGCTTTTGGGTGCTCCAAAGCGCCTAGACGTGTTTCTCTCTCTTATAAGAAGATTAGAAAGAGAGACAAGTTTGGATGTGAGATTATTCAGCGCGTCATTACTTAGGAG TTTGCGACTCGACGGTATCGAAGAGGCCGGCAATTCTGTCGAAACTGACTACCTGCTGCCTTATAGAGCGTCCGCCTTCCAGTACAACAGATATAAGCTGCTCATGAACATATTCCTGCCGAGCCAAGATCTAATAGATATTGACGAAATACTGACGATCGAGGAGAAATGCTTGCTGCATACTATGCTCAGTTCCACCGTACAGAGATGGGAGAGAGGAGATGAGAGCACTGTATGTCCGCTGTCCATTGAACAACGACAGACAGTAATGGCACAGTCTATGAATAG GCTAAACAGTCGATGTCCGATAGAGCACGGCGTTATACAAACCGATTGGGGGCCTATCGCCCCGGGCACGGTGGTAGCAGCCATCGCCGCGTCGCTAGAGGCTCAGAGAGTATCCATAATAGATGTCCTTAACACCAATGAGTTTAGAGAGGAAGTATCGCAGGCTCTCCTAGACAACGCCTTACAAGAGTGGGACGACAAAATTGAGACGCTAGATGAGAACGCGAACATGCTCGAGTCCAATTCCGATGTAAATAATATCTGGGTTGCTACTTTAGCAG GTGACCTAGCCGAGGTGGTAGTGAATCAGGGACCTCGGGTAGGTGCTAAGCGGTTGTCAGTTGGCAGCAGTAACCGGTGGAACGATACTCTGCTACCGCGACACCACTACATGTTCCCGCAGAACGAGACTGTCACTGACTGGCAAATCACTGACGCTGAGATATTGGCCGGGATCGATG GTCTCATATTAGCGCATCATGTTCCCAATTGGGTGGAACAGAGGCGGTCTTTGCGGTTGTCGCAGATCATCGAAATGTACTACTCAAACGAAGGTCCTACTTTCGATCAAAAAGTCAGTGCGTGGAACCGGCAGGCGTTGTTCTCAAGTCTCATCAACAGTAATGACTTGTTGGAGGAAACCTTTAAGTTCTCGAATCTTCTGTCCTTGCATCAGATCACGGTGTATGTGCCGAGAGAAGAAATGAGAAGACTTAGCGAGGCAGCCGCGACCGCGTTTATGAACTATGTTC CGTCGGTCCTGCGGATGTACCACAGCGACTACAAGTTGACTAGCGGCGTGACCACCGCCGACTTCATAGTGGCCACTGACGGCTCGTGGAAGAACTATCAGGTGGAACAGTTTATGTC cTGGCTCGGCGGCGCTGTCGAGGTGGACGCAGGTCGCAGCACGTTAGCGCTGCTGCACGGCAATACGGGACAGTGGTTGGTGCCGCCCGCCAGCAACTTGACAGCGTTCTTTACTACCCTCAACAATGCGACGATTGAGT gGCCAAATCGTTTGAATCTGCCGAATGTAGTGTCCAGAATAATCACGCACTCGCGCAATCAAACCGTGAGCGAGATAGAAGACATGAGCAGCGCGGGTCACAGTACAGTGGTGCTTATAGTCAGCCCTACCGACCGACCATCCTCAGTTGAGCTGGAAAGAGCGAGACAGCTGATGGCTTCCCTGCGCACTAGCTTCTTCGATGTCTACTTCACGTATATTGCCCAGGATTTGACGGACTTCCAAAACGTTAATAACGAATATCTCGACTATTCGGAGATATTTTTACAG GTGCCTTCAATCAGTATTGCTGATGTGATGAATGCCGTGGAAACTCACGTCGTGAACACTAAAATTCCGAGTAGAATTTTTAGTCCGCAATGTCCTGTAAATGGTAGCACATTTGAACAAAGGCAGTATGAGGATTATGTTCTACCAGGCAGGGAACAAGCGTACAGAATACATCCGTTTTACTTAAGGCAGACGCCAGTTGTGAATGTTCag TTTCGCAACGATGGCCACGGCCGGCTTTTAGTATGCACGTGGCGTGGAGCAGATATGACCCACAGGTGTCAGGCCATCGCCGAGAGAGAATCCTATATATTCAATATCACCAACCCGTGTCCCTCGCCAGAATTCTGTCCTCCAGCGAATTTCTTGGTTACAGCAACTACAACATCAAATATATGCGCAC